Proteins encoded by one window of Cyclobacteriaceae bacterium:
- a CDS encoding ElyC/SanA/YdcF family protein has protein sequence MKRAKRVLYILVSTFLFFFIGSNIWVVKSTEDRVFYDAEQLGDHRVALVLGTSHKLVGGASNPFFEHRMDRASELYQLGKIDHFIVSGDNRTRYYNEPLEMQKALVARGVPTRSITLDYAGLRTLDSVVRSKEIFGQEKIMIITQTFHSYRALFISNYYGIDAVAMVAAEPEFESSLKVRVREYFARTKAVLDLYVFKTNPQFLGEKEEIIIS, from the coding sequence ATGAAGCGGGCAAAGCGCGTATTGTATATTCTGGTAAGTACTTTTCTTTTCTTTTTTATTGGCTCAAATATTTGGGTAGTCAAGAGTACAGAAGATCGTGTGTTCTATGATGCTGAGCAATTAGGTGACCACCGGGTTGCGCTTGTTTTGGGTACCAGTCATAAGCTTGTTGGGGGCGCGTCAAATCCTTTTTTTGAACACCGGATGGATCGCGCGTCCGAACTGTACCAGCTTGGTAAAATTGATCACTTTATTGTTAGCGGAGACAACCGCACACGTTACTATAACGAGCCGCTTGAAATGCAGAAAGCCTTGGTTGCACGCGGTGTTCCTACCCGTTCCATTACGTTGGATTATGCCGGTTTACGAACGCTTGATTCGGTGGTGCGCAGCAAGGAAATTTTTGGTCAGGAAAAAATCATGATCATTACCCAGACCTTTCACAGTTACCGGGCGTTATTCATCAGCAATTATTACGGCATTGATGCGGTGGCTATGGTAGCCGCTGAGCCGGAGTTTGAATCCTCGCTTAAAGTACGTGTTCGCGAATACTTTGCGCGCACCAAGGCAGTTTTGGATCTATACGTTTTTAAGACAAATCCGCAGTTTCTGGGTGAAAAAGAAGAGATTATTATTTCGTGA
- a CDS encoding DUF5777 family beta-barrel protein, with amino-acid sequence MKIFIKQVASTPDLSKIRDQKEKEKAVNNPVGIAKQRESGMKMSQSILSLIFILISILSSAQDDLLNDLTKEPVTNETIATFKGSRVINLQSVETRPKGTLEFIFSHRFGRINQGAYTLWGLDDAYVRLGLEYGITDRLGVGLGRNSIDKSFDAFARYKLLAQHPGKIPVSVTALGTLNYKSSPKKDESIVPITANDRISYVGQLLIARKFTPGLSLQVNPIIVHRNTVDQQYENNDDFALGFAGRQKISRSMAFTAEYLIRLNSRENDLPAYERYNAIGFGIDIETGGHVFQLVFTNSLGLIERSVVAETSGNFWDGDIHFGFNVTRTFQLSRKK; translated from the coding sequence ATGAAGATTTTCATTAAACAGGTTGCCTCAACTCCGGATTTATCCAAAATCCGAGATCAAAAGGAAAAAGAAAAGGCCGTGAATAATCCGGTAGGTATCGCGAAGCAAAGGGAATCTGGCATGAAGATGAGTCAATCCATTTTAAGCTTGATTTTTATTTTGATTTCAATCCTCTCATCAGCTCAGGATGATTTATTAAACGACTTAACGAAAGAACCGGTGACAAACGAAACAATTGCCACGTTTAAAGGAAGCCGGGTCATTAATCTTCAATCGGTTGAGACAAGACCAAAAGGAACGTTGGAATTTATTTTTTCACATCGGTTTGGTCGGATCAATCAAGGTGCCTATACCTTATGGGGACTGGATGATGCCTATGTTCGCCTTGGACTGGAATATGGTATTACGGATAGGCTTGGAGTGGGGTTGGGTCGTAATTCCATTGATAAATCTTTTGATGCATTTGCACGGTACAAACTTCTAGCACAGCATCCGGGTAAAATTCCTGTTAGCGTAACTGCACTTGGTACTTTGAATTACAAATCATCGCCCAAAAAGGACGAAAGCATTGTGCCGATTACTGCAAATGACCGGATTTCGTACGTAGGGCAGTTGCTGATAGCCAGAAAATTTACGCCAGGGCTGTCGTTGCAGGTTAATCCCATCATTGTTCATCGAAACACCGTTGATCAGCAGTATGAAAATAACGATGATTTTGCGCTCGGTTTTGCTGGCCGTCAAAAGATTTCAAGAAGCATGGCGTTTACTGCTGAATATCTCATCAGACTGAATTCAAGAGAAAATGATCTTCCGGCTTATGAACGATACAATGCGATTGGTTTTGGTATTGATATTGAAACCGGAGGCCACGTTTTTCAACTGGTATTTACTAACTCGCTAGGTTTGATTGAACGATCGGTGGTTGCTGAAACCAGTGGAAATTTTTGGGATGGCGACATTCATTTCGGATTTAACGTCACCCGTACTTTTCAGTTAAGCAGAAAAAAGTAA
- the rpmI gene encoding 50S ribosomal protein L35, which yields MPKVKTKSGAKKRFKVTGTGKVKRKRAFKNHILTKKETKQKRRLSNKAVVRAEDMKNVKFMLPYAV from the coding sequence ATGCCTAAAGTAAAAACCAAGTCAGGCGCAAAGAAACGTTTCAAGGTTACCGGTACCGGTAAAGTGAAGCGTAAGCGTGCGTTTAAAAACCACATCCTGACAAAGAAGGAAACCAAGCAAAAGAGAAGATTAAGTAACAAAGCTGTAGTACGTGCTGAAGACATGAAGAACGTAAAGTTCATGCTTCCTTACGCGGTATAA
- the rplT gene encoding 50S ribosomal protein L20: MPRSVNNVASRAKRKRILKLAKGFFGRKKNVWTVAKNAVEKGLVYAYRDRKQKKREYRAIWITRINAGVREHGMSYSQFMGKLKTAGIDLNRKVLADLAMNHREAFDAVVKKVK; the protein is encoded by the coding sequence ATGCCAAGATCAGTAAACAACGTAGCATCGCGCGCCAAGCGCAAACGCATTCTTAAACTGGCGAAAGGATTTTTCGGCCGTAAGAAGAATGTATGGACGGTAGCAAAGAATGCCGTAGAAAAAGGTCTCGTGTACGCCTACCGCGACCGCAAGCAAAAGAAAAGAGAGTATCGTGCCATCTGGATTACCCGTATCAATGCAGGTGTGCGTGAGCATGGTATGTCATACTCGCAGTTTATGGGTAAACTTAAAACTGCCGGTATTGATCTTAACCGTAAAGTATTGGCCGATCTGGCCATGAACCATCGCGAAGCGTTTGATGCAGTGGTAAAGAAGGTTAAGTAA
- the thrS gene encoding threonine--tRNA ligase produces MSIKISLPDGSIREFPSGVKGIDIAKSISEGLARNALAIEVDGEIRDLSRSIEKDAAVKILTWNDGGGKYAFWHSSAHLMAEALEALHPGVKFGIGPPIENGFYYDVDLGDKPFGEEDLAALESKMKELAKKESSFARREVTKNEALEFFTKKNDPYKLELISELTDGTITFYEQGNFTDLCKGPHIPHTGFIKAIKLLNVAGAYWRGNEKNKMLTRIYGITFPKQKELEEYLHLLEEAKKRDHRKLGKELELFTFSEKVGMGLPLWLPKGTILRERLEQFMRRAQVKAGYDPVVTPHIGSKNLYVTSGHYEKYGKDSFQPIHTPDEGEEFLLKPMNCPHHCEIYNSKPRSYKDLPIRLAEFGTVYRYEQSGELHGLTRVRGFTQDDAHIFCRPDQVKDEFIKVIDLVLHVFNSLGFENYTAQVSLRDPENKQKYIGDDELWDRAEREIQEAADERGLKTVAVKGEAAFYGPKLDFMVKDALGRSWQLGTIQVDYQLPQRFELEYVGSDNQRHRPVMIHRAPFGSLERFVAVLIEHCGGNFPLWLSPDQIAVLPISERFNAYAEEIYNTLKAMDIRGLLDDRDEKIGRKIRDAEVKKIPYMLIVGEKEVAEKKVSVRIHGKGDAGSMPFEQFVEDFKTQAAAPRN; encoded by the coding sequence ATGAGTATTAAGATTAGTTTGCCGGACGGGAGCATTCGTGAGTTTCCATCTGGCGTTAAGGGAATTGACATTGCAAAGAGTATCAGCGAAGGCCTTGCCCGAAATGCCTTGGCGATTGAAGTAGACGGAGAAATCCGGGATCTCTCGCGCAGCATCGAAAAAGATGCAGCTGTAAAAATCCTGACTTGGAATGATGGGGGAGGAAAATATGCTTTCTGGCATTCTTCTGCCCACCTGATGGCCGAAGCACTTGAAGCGCTGCACCCCGGTGTAAAGTTCGGCATTGGTCCGCCTATCGAAAATGGATTTTACTATGATGTGGATTTGGGTGATAAGCCTTTTGGTGAAGAAGATTTGGCGGCACTTGAAAGCAAAATGAAGGAGCTGGCCAAAAAGGAAAGTTCATTCGCCAGACGTGAGGTAACCAAAAATGAAGCGCTTGAATTTTTTACAAAGAAAAATGATCCATACAAGCTTGAACTGATCAGCGAGCTCACGGACGGAACCATTACGTTTTATGAGCAGGGTAACTTTACGGATTTATGTAAAGGTCCGCACATACCGCATACCGGTTTTATTAAAGCCATTAAGTTGTTGAACGTTGCTGGTGCTTATTGGCGTGGCAATGAGAAAAATAAGATGCTCACCCGCATCTACGGCATTACCTTTCCAAAACAGAAGGAGCTTGAAGAATACCTTCATCTTTTGGAGGAAGCCAAAAAGCGCGATCACCGCAAGCTTGGTAAAGAGCTGGAGTTGTTTACGTTTTCTGAAAAGGTGGGCATGGGCTTACCGCTTTGGTTGCCCAAAGGTACTATCCTTCGCGAACGCCTTGAGCAATTCATGCGCAGAGCACAGGTAAAGGCCGGGTACGATCCGGTGGTTACACCACACATCGGAAGTAAAAACCTGTACGTTACTTCTGGCCACTATGAGAAATATGGGAAAGATTCCTTTCAGCCTATTCATACACCAGATGAGGGAGAGGAGTTCTTACTCAAACCCATGAACTGCCCGCACCATTGCGAGATCTACAATTCAAAACCCCGGTCATACAAAGATCTTCCAATACGCCTTGCCGAATTCGGTACGGTGTACCGGTATGAACAGAGCGGTGAACTACATGGCTTGACTCGTGTTCGTGGCTTCACGCAGGATGATGCACACATTTTCTGCCGCCCCGATCAGGTGAAGGATGAGTTTATTAAGGTGATTGATCTGGTGCTCCATGTGTTTAACTCACTGGGCTTTGAAAACTATACAGCACAGGTTTCATTGCGCGACCCTGAAAACAAGCAAAAGTACATTGGCGATGATGAACTGTGGGATCGTGCAGAGCGTGAAATTCAGGAAGCAGCTGACGAACGAGGCCTTAAAACCGTAGCCGTAAAAGGGGAGGCGGCCTTCTATGGCCCCAAACTCGATTTCATGGTGAAGGATGCCTTGGGCCGCAGTTGGCAGTTGGGGACCATTCAAGTCGACTATCAATTACCCCAGCGTTTTGAGTTGGAGTATGTGGGTTCAGACAATCAGCGCCACAGGCCGGTAATGATCCACAGGGCGCCATTTGGTTCACTGGAGCGGTTCGTTGCCGTGTTGATAGAACATTGTGGAGGTAACTTCCCGCTTTGGCTATCGCCCGATCAAATAGCGGTATTGCCGATATCAGAGCGGTTCAATGCTTATGCTGAAGAAATCTATAATACCCTTAAGGCTATGGATATCAGGGGATTATTAGATGATCGTGATGAAAAGATTGGACGTAAAATCCGCGATGCAGAGGTTAAGAAAATACCTTATATGTTAATTGTTGGGGAGAAGGAAGTAGCCGAGAAGAAGGTTTCGGTGCGCATACATGGTAAAGGTGATGCGGGTTCAATGCCGTTTGAGCAGTTTGTCGAGGACTTTAAGACCCAGGCGGCTGCCCCTAGGAACTGA
- the infC gene encoding translation initiation factor IF-3, which yields MNQTNRPFRRGPFRPEEPYRINERITAPRVRLVGENVRVDVYPVKEALKIAQEQGLDLVEISPNADPPVCKVTDYSKFKYEQKKKQKEIKAKAIKVVVKEIRFGPNTDEHDFNFKLKHAINFLQEGAKVKATVFFPGRTIVYKERGEILLLKFAQGLEDHGKVEQMPKLEGKRMSLLVQPKGKGK from the coding sequence ATTAACCAGACAAACAGACCTTTTCGAAGGGGCCCATTCAGACCCGAAGAGCCCTATCGCATAAATGAAAGGATTACCGCACCTAGGGTACGGTTAGTAGGAGAAAATGTCAGAGTAGATGTTTATCCCGTAAAGGAGGCATTGAAAATAGCCCAGGAACAAGGGCTTGATTTGGTGGAAATCTCCCCAAATGCTGATCCTCCGGTTTGTAAGGTTACCGACTACTCGAAGTTTAAATACGAGCAGAAGAAAAAACAGAAGGAGATTAAGGCCAAAGCCATTAAGGTGGTGGTGAAGGAGATTCGTTTTGGCCCAAACACCGATGAGCATGATTTCAACTTTAAGCTGAAGCACGCCATCAACTTTTTGCAGGAAGGAGCAAAAGTAAAAGCAACCGTATTTTTTCCAGGGCGTACCATTGTTTATAAGGAGCGCGGTGAAATTTTGTTGCTGAAGTTTGCTCAGGGGTTGGAAGACCATGGAAAGGTAGAACAAATGCCCAAACTGGAAGGAAAGCGGATGTCGCTACTGGTACAGCCGAAGGGTAAGGGAAAATAA
- a CDS encoding SprB repeat-containing protein, which produces MRLAFRLLSAVAVMSVTVYVSCSSGDEPEPFDCNTSDLAIQLVADNDPTECGTNNGSIQVSATGGQGPYQFKIGTGAYGSNATFSNLGGGSYNISVKDNRGCEKQLAAVVLTAPSGPVAGTPDIEAQTNCLSPNGSVTANVTGGTPPYQYKLGSGAFGSVATFNGLSAGNYVITVEDDAGCSINVNASVASNTGITYTGDILAIFQAKCQFSGCHPDNGNWFDFNTAKSNAAAIKSNTTSGNMPKGGSAAPGGALTADQIKLIACWVDSGAN; this is translated from the coding sequence ATGAGATTAGCTTTTCGATTGTTAAGTGCAGTAGCGGTTATGAGCGTTACCGTGTATGTAAGTTGTTCGAGTGGTGATGAGCCAGAGCCGTTTGATTGCAATACTTCTGACCTGGCCATTCAATTGGTTGCTGATAATGATCCTACTGAGTGTGGTACGAATAATGGATCCATTCAGGTTTCGGCAACTGGCGGACAGGGCCCATACCAATTTAAAATCGGTACCGGTGCTTATGGCAGCAATGCCACCTTTAGCAACCTCGGTGGAGGCTCATACAACATCAGTGTAAAAGATAATCGGGGATGTGAAAAGCAACTTGCTGCAGTAGTGTTGACTGCTCCTTCCGGACCAGTTGCTGGTACGCCAGACATAGAAGCACAGACAAACTGTTTATCGCCCAATGGATCCGTTACTGCCAACGTAACAGGAGGTACACCTCCTTACCAATATAAATTGGGTAGTGGTGCGTTTGGATCAGTGGCAACATTTAATGGACTCAGTGCAGGCAATTATGTGATCACAGTTGAAGATGATGCGGGTTGTTCAATAAATGTTAATGCTTCTGTAGCCAGTAATACCGGCATCACATACACCGGGGATATATTGGCTATTTTTCAAGCCAAATGTCAGTTTAGCGGTTGTCATCCTGATAATGGTAACTGGTTTGACTTTAATACGGCAAAGAGCAATGCTGCTGCTATAAAATCCAATACAACAAGTGGCAACATGCCCAAGGGCGGATCAGCTGCACCTGGCGGAGCGTTGACGGCAGATCAGATTAAACTGATTGCCTGTTGGGTTGATAGTGGTGCTAATTGA
- a CDS encoding YceI family protein, which yields MLSKSILLVWLGVVAISAQAQRYVLSEGVITFFSEATLENIKAENKHTTSAFDVTTGEIAFAVPNNQFQFEKKLMQQHFNEKYMESEKYPRSTFSGKVEGFDASKTGKQQVRATGKMFIHGVTQSVEIPGVLEVSTQGVSMKSTFMIKLADYKIKIPQILWQNIAEQVEVTVDLVYKPR from the coding sequence ATGTTGAGTAAAAGTATTCTCCTGGTTTGGTTAGGGGTGGTGGCTATTTCTGCCCAGGCACAGCGATATGTGTTGAGCGAAGGCGTCATCACCTTTTTTTCAGAAGCCACGTTGGAGAACATAAAGGCTGAAAACAAGCATACAACCAGTGCATTTGATGTCACCACCGGTGAAATTGCGTTTGCTGTTCCTAATAATCAGTTTCAGTTTGAGAAAAAACTGATGCAGCAGCACTTCAATGAAAAGTATATGGAGTCAGAAAAGTATCCCCGCTCTACTTTTTCCGGAAAGGTGGAAGGTTTTGATGCATCAAAAACAGGTAAGCAGCAGGTACGGGCAACAGGTAAAATGTTCATTCATGGGGTAACGCAGTCAGTTGAGATTCCGGGAGTATTAGAAGTTAGCACACAAGGCGTTTCCATGAAATCAACGTTCATGATCAAGCTGGCTGATTACAAAATCAAAATCCCTCAAATACTTTGGCAGAACATTGCTGAGCAAGTTGAGGTAACGGTAGACCTTGTGTATAAACCCCGGTAA
- a CDS encoding DUF5686 family protein, whose product MYSNIVRLTTRLKVLVWLILFPAVILAQETVIRGKITDAFSGDPIPFVNVVFKGTSIGTTTDFDGNYVLRTTSPTDSLQASYIGYKPRTKAVQRGITQTINFQLEEEVTRLRDIVIMAGENPAFAVLRNVVKNKEFNDKRKLSAYEFDSYSKIEIDVDNITDKFKEKKLISRITQVMDSIQQIAGEDGKPVLPVFISESVSKFYYRNNPELKFENIKETKISGIGFEDGSLMAQLVGASFQEYNFYKNWLNILDKDFVSPIADGWRLYYEYDLMDSLDVDGDYCYRLDFFPKSPQALAFTGTMWITKNEYAIKRIEVTVGKEANLNFIEKIKIQQELSKTEGGAWIPVKNRVLVDAGEIRDQWAGMLAKFYTSNRNIVVNEPKDPKFYEKQIILDEGYILNMNDEDHWNKLRHDPLTETEKNVYRMIDTLQHIPVVRTYIDIVKILINGYKKVGKVDVGPYLSLVALNDIEGVRIQSGFKTNYSFSKKISFGAQLGYGFDDERIKYSAFVQHIIDRKRWTTMSIRVRSDLGRVGIDDENLADDYLFLAATRFGVFRRGYYFDESRFNFQRELIKGFSQRIAVRYNTFKPVFDFGYYSNPGDITSLQQNFQTAEVILESRFARDELFLQYDNERVSLGAQKWPIITLRYTRGLKGVGGSDFEYDKYRFSILKKLPMGPLGTGKATITGEYINGTLPYPLLSFHIGNETPFYTDVIYSLMNFGEFFSDRFVSLQYRQYFEGFLLNRVPLMRKLKWRLTGLANVIYGDLNDENLAMSEPLPFPVGNSNLTLDRPYIELGYGVENIFKFLRVDFVHRLSYLENDRARKFGVLFTAQFKL is encoded by the coding sequence GTGTACTCCAATATTGTGCGTCTGACTACCCGTTTAAAGGTCTTAGTTTGGCTTATACTTTTTCCGGCTGTAATTCTTGCCCAGGAAACCGTTATCCGGGGTAAGATTACGGATGCTTTTTCCGGGGATCCGATTCCTTTTGTCAACGTGGTATTTAAAGGTACCAGCATTGGCACCACTACCGATTTTGATGGGAACTATGTATTGCGCACAACTTCCCCGACTGATTCGTTACAAGCCAGTTATATCGGCTATAAACCCCGAACAAAAGCGGTACAAAGGGGGATTACGCAAACAATCAATTTTCAGCTTGAGGAGGAAGTGACGCGCCTGCGCGATATTGTTATTATGGCTGGCGAGAACCCGGCTTTTGCGGTGCTCCGCAATGTGGTAAAAAATAAAGAGTTCAACGACAAGCGTAAACTCAGTGCGTATGAATTTGATTCCTATTCAAAAATTGAAATTGATGTCGATAATATCACCGACAAATTCAAAGAGAAGAAACTGATCTCACGCATTACGCAGGTAATGGATAGTATTCAACAGATTGCGGGTGAAGATGGAAAACCGGTATTGCCTGTATTCATTTCTGAAAGTGTTTCTAAATTTTATTACCGCAACAACCCGGAGTTGAAGTTTGAGAACATTAAGGAAACGAAAATCAGCGGCATCGGTTTCGAGGATGGTTCGTTGATGGCCCAGTTGGTGGGCGCATCTTTTCAGGAATATAATTTTTACAAAAACTGGCTGAATATTCTCGATAAGGATTTTGTATCTCCAATAGCTGATGGCTGGAGGTTGTACTATGAATATGACCTGATGGACAGCCTGGACGTGGATGGCGATTACTGTTACCGATTGGATTTCTTTCCAAAAAGTCCGCAAGCGCTAGCCTTTACTGGCACCATGTGGATAACCAAAAATGAATATGCTATTAAGCGGATTGAAGTAACCGTAGGCAAAGAAGCGAACCTGAACTTTATTGAAAAAATCAAGATACAACAAGAGCTGTCCAAAACAGAAGGAGGCGCGTGGATACCGGTTAAAAACAGGGTGTTGGTGGATGCGGGGGAAATTCGTGATCAATGGGCTGGAATGCTTGCTAAGTTCTACACCTCCAACAGAAATATTGTGGTGAATGAGCCAAAGGATCCGAAATTTTATGAGAAGCAAATTATACTGGATGAAGGATACATCCTCAACATGAATGATGAAGATCATTGGAATAAACTTCGTCACGATCCACTTACCGAAACGGAAAAGAATGTCTATCGAATGATCGATACGCTTCAGCACATTCCGGTGGTAAGAACATACATCGATATTGTAAAAATCCTCATCAATGGATATAAGAAAGTAGGTAAGGTTGATGTTGGGCCATACCTGAGTCTTGTTGCCTTGAACGACATTGAAGGCGTGCGCATTCAATCCGGATTTAAAACAAATTATTCCTTTAGTAAAAAGATAAGCTTTGGTGCGCAGTTAGGATATGGCTTTGATGATGAACGAATAAAGTACTCAGCTTTTGTTCAGCACATTATTGATCGCAAGCGATGGACCACCATGAGCATTCGGGTGCGAAGTGATTTGGGCAGGGTAGGTATTGATGATGAAAACCTGGCGGATGATTACCTGTTTCTTGCCGCTACCCGCTTTGGGGTTTTCAGGCGTGGGTATTACTTTGATGAGAGCCGTTTTAATTTTCAGCGCGAGTTGATCAAAGGTTTTTCGCAGCGCATTGCCGTAAGGTATAACACCTTTAAGCCGGTTTTTGATTTTGGGTACTATTCGAATCCCGGAGACATTACATCCCTGCAGCAGAATTTTCAAACAGCAGAAGTAATTCTCGAATCCCGCTTTGCGCGTGATGAATTGTTTTTGCAATACGATAATGAACGGGTAAGTCTGGGAGCCCAAAAGTGGCCGATCATTACGTTGCGCTATACGCGCGGATTAAAAGGTGTTGGCGGAAGTGATTTTGAATACGATAAATACAGGTTTTCAATTTTAAAGAAACTTCCCATGGGTCCGTTGGGAACGGGTAAAGCTACCATTACCGGAGAGTACATTAACGGAACCTTGCCATACCCGCTGTTATCCTTCCACATTGGAAATGAAACACCGTTCTATACCGATGTGATTTACAGTTTGATGAACTTTGGTGAGTTTTTCAGTGATCGTTTTGTATCGCTGCAGTACCGCCAGTATTTCGAAGGCTTTTTGCTTAACCGTGTTCCTTTGATGCGCAAGCTAAAGTGGAGGCTGACGGGTTTGGCCAATGTGATATATGGCGATTTGAATGACGAAAACCTGGCTATGAGCGAACCGCTTCCCTTTCCGGTGGGGAACAGCAATTTAACACTCGACCGGCCGTACATTGAATTGGGGTATGGTGTTGAAAATATCTTTAAGTTTTTGCGTGTAGATTTTGTCCACCGCCTGAGCTACCTCGAAAACGACCGCGCCCGAAAATTCGGGGTGTTGTTTACCGCGCAATTCAAGCTTTAA
- a CDS encoding RNA polymerase sigma factor gives MHTLIEGCKRNDRESQRQLYNQYYGYCFSVCLRYCRTTEEAREVTNDGFMKIFQKIDQYKPDTSFKAWIRRIMINASIDLYRKENKHYYQQAVEEVADRFIVRSTALEELSHKELMAMVQSLTPAYRMVFNLYAIDGYTHEEIGVILGISEGTSKSNLSKARERLRSMLEKMNEGSYAKSV, from the coding sequence ATGCATACCCTGATTGAAGGATGCAAACGAAACGATCGCGAAAGCCAGCGCCAACTGTACAATCAGTACTATGGCTATTGCTTCAGTGTGTGTTTGCGGTATTGCAGAACAACGGAGGAGGCAAGGGAAGTAACGAATGATGGTTTTATGAAAATTTTTCAAAAGATAGATCAGTATAAACCGGATACTTCTTTTAAAGCGTGGATCAGAAGAATTATGATCAACGCTTCAATTGATCTCTATCGCAAAGAAAATAAACATTACTATCAACAAGCAGTAGAAGAAGTAGCCGATCGGTTTATTGTGCGATCCACTGCGCTGGAGGAACTATCGCATAAGGAGTTGATGGCGATGGTGCAAAGCCTGACACCCGCGTATCGCATGGTGTTCAACTTGTATGCAATTGATGGATATACGCATGAAGAAATCGGAGTGATCCTTGGAATATCAGAGGGAACATCGAAGTCAAACCTTTCAAAGGCCAGGGAGCGACTACGAAGTATGTTGGAAAAAATGAATGAAGGAAGTTATGCAAAATCAGTCTGA
- a CDS encoding outer membrane beta-barrel protein produces MQNQSDQELDDLFKRAAEQSEGDSAMPDWTDMNNRLDQATRAGFFWQNKTAITGSILGLAVVVLVWWGLGTRFEGDEVQASAKQVQNGKDIAHQESEDDASLQSVESSASTDEVSDTHFGISEKDNDRSISGSSKNEVVSKSNSFSKPEKIAVLSDNYKEVEETQISSGRKGERNVETKISPDEQKDLSVVGISEEGRENKIEKQQFTEKPSTVAMSSNQTVLVSTDSIAVEEEPVSKPEAHIAEDKKEGADKNDESAKAYRGFAVKLAISPDYSTVKSVQPDKLGVNYGLLVEYNLTKNISVATGLIRANKFYSARDIEYYGQASDRVDGDCRMWDVPVMLYYNFSPGQTWSLYAGLGASSYLMSRENYVYYVEGGYGNVYTYEQTIRGKNNEWFSMLNLSVGLNKQLNTRWAIQLEPFYKAPLAGVGEGDVSLASFGAFFNLKYNFLNTK; encoded by the coding sequence ATGCAAAATCAGTCTGATCAGGAGTTGGATGATCTTTTTAAGCGCGCGGCTGAGCAATCGGAGGGTGACTCGGCTATGCCCGATTGGACCGATATGAACAATCGGTTGGATCAGGCAACGCGAGCCGGGTTCTTCTGGCAAAACAAAACGGCTATAACCGGATCAATACTCGGACTTGCTGTAGTGGTTTTGGTTTGGTGGGGATTGGGAACGAGGTTTGAAGGAGATGAAGTTCAGGCATCAGCAAAACAAGTGCAGAACGGTAAAGACATTGCCCATCAGGAAAGTGAGGATGATGCTTCGCTACAGTCCGTTGAGTCCAGTGCATCAACGGATGAGGTGTCTGATACTCATTTTGGAATTTCTGAAAAAGACAATGATCGTTCGATCAGTGGTAGCAGCAAAAATGAAGTTGTTTCGAAATCAAATTCCTTTTCGAAACCAGAAAAGATTGCTGTATTGAGCGATAATTATAAAGAAGTTGAGGAAACACAAATTTCAAGTGGGCGGAAGGGGGAACGGAATGTTGAAACGAAAATATCACCTGACGAACAGAAAGATCTTTCAGTTGTCGGTATTTCTGAAGAAGGACGGGAAAATAAAATTGAGAAACAGCAATTTACTGAAAAGCCTAGCACGGTTGCCATGAGCAGCAATCAAACAGTTTTGGTATCAACTGATTCAATAGCTGTTGAGGAAGAGCCGGTAAGTAAACCGGAAGCTCATATTGCTGAAGATAAGAAAGAAGGTGCTGATAAAAATGATGAGTCAGCGAAAGCTTATCGTGGCTTTGCTGTAAAGCTTGCGATTTCACCTGATTACTCAACCGTAAAATCCGTTCAACCCGACAAGCTGGGGGTGAACTATGGTTTGCTGGTTGAATACAACTTAACTAAAAATATTTCGGTAGCCACTGGTTTAATACGGGCTAATAAGTTTTACTCCGCTCGCGACATAGAGTATTATGGTCAGGCGAGCGACAGGGTTGATGGAGATTGCCGCATGTGGGATGTTCCTGTAATGCTGTATTACAACTTTTCACCCGGACAAACTTGGTCGCTTTATGCAGGGTTGGGTGCATCCTCCTACTTGATGAGCAGGGAGAATTACGTGTATTATGTGGAAGGTGGATACGGTAATGTATATACATACGAGCAAACGATACGCGGAAAAAATAATGAATGGTTCAGCATGCTGAATCTTTCAGTTGGCTTGAATAAGCAGTTGAATACCCGATGGGCCATTCAACTGGAGCCGTTTTATAAAGCCCCGCTGGCCGGTGTGGGTGAAGGTGATGTTTCACTGGCCAGTTTTGGGGCTTTTTTTAACCTGAAATACAATTTTTTAAATACAAAATAG